CCACTAACGGTAACCGGAGCAGTTAGCGTTGTATTGCTTGTGTTGGTTATAGAACCCGTAACGGCACCAACAGCGGCACCCGTTAACCGTGCGTAGACGATGGCTGAAGTTGTCGTCGCAGGCAGCGAGAGGGTCGATGTATAATCAGTTTCTGCTGATAAGCTAATCGCAATGCCCGATGGCGCGGTTACAGTTACGGGCGCTACCAGGTTATTTGCCGTCAGCGTGTAACGTTGGGGAGCCGATGGAGTTCCCTGCGATGTGCTTAACCCGCTCAACGTTGATGGCGTAACGACGATTGATGGATCTGTAGAAAGCGAAGACCCCGTTACAGTTAGGTTATCGACCGAAATCTTTGGTCTCGACCCAGTAATATTAGCACCCGTATTGGTTCCTCCATTGTAATAATAAAGGCGGAATCGGGCCGTAGATGCATTGCTGAATGCGGCTGATAACGGAACCGATACTGTCGCTGAACTGACTACGTTGTTGATTGCCGTAAAATCGCCCCCCAGATCAGTGAAAGTCGTTCCGTCCGTCGACCCGTATACTTTGATAGTACCGGCCCGGTTGCCCGTTTGGTTACTGATCTGAGCTACATCAAAGCGAAGTAACTCTGCTTTCAGCCCGGTAAAGTCGACTAAAAAATCGAACCCGGTGCTCGACATGTTATCAGTCCCACCCGTTGATAAAAGAACGATGTTTCCCGATCCTTTTTGCACTCCGCCCGATGTACCGGACGAAAACGTTGATGAAGCTGTCGTTATGCGGGAGCCATTGGGAATGTTGGCGGTACCGCTGACAGCAATCGGTGCGAATCGATTCGCCCCAGAACCGCTTGTAAAGCCGTTGGCCCAGCCACTAATGCCGGAGAAGTCTTCTGTGTACGTGAAATTGGGCTGGGAAGCCAGGGGAACGGGAGTTGGATTTGTCTGCGCCCAACTGGCGGGTTGAGTCAGCCATATGACCGACAACAGCCAGAAGAGCCGCAGGACTCTGTTTAAGAAAACGTGCTGCATACTATAGTTTGGATTAGTTAGTAAAGACAAATCCGCATACGGTTAGAGACTTAGTCCGTATACGTAATCGTCTAGTAGCAGCAAAAGTAGCAGAGCTATTTATTAGACTATTAGCATTTAACAATCTGTTAATACGTTACTTACGATTGATAATGTTGCATTAACAAACAAAGTAGATAGAGCTAGAACTATGTAGACGAAATGACCATAATCGACTAGAAAACCTAATTTTGATAAGCTCAACAGTTTCTTTTGTTCCAGTGAATTGATGTTTCAGTAACTGAACATTAAATAAATCCGTTCTTACGAATAGCTGACAAAAGCAATACTATCAGCTTCTCTGATCCGGTCCCTAGCCGTTGAGCTCTTTATACAAAAGCAGTATATGTATTAACTTTGCATCCTCATCTATTCTTTGCTCTTGCACGGATTGATAAGGCCAGGAGGACGACCTCCCCCATAGCGGGAAACCGATTCGGGACGACCCGACTTAAAAAACGGTAATCGTTATGTCTTGGATTTATTTAGTTCTAGCCGGTTTGTTGGAAGTTGTCTGGTCTTACTCCATGAAACTGTCGGATGGATTTACCCGACTATTGCCTTCCATTGTTACTATTCTCGCGATGATGGCCAGTTTCGGCTTGCTGGCCTTGGCGATGCGCTCTCTACCACTGGGTACAGCCTATACAATCTGGACCGGAATTGGTGCCATTGGGGCATTCGCAGTTGGTATACTCTTCCTTGGTGAATCGTTTACCCCTACCCGCCTGCTCGCAGCCTTATTAATCGTAGCTGGACTTATTCTGCTAAAGCTTACTTCGGACCATTAGTGGGTTCTACAGATAAAACCTTTATCTAGAATACAAGTGGCTGTTGCTCAGCGTGCAATGAGCAACAGCCACAATGATTTATCGATAAAACTTTGAGCAGCGATAGTGATTAGAGCATGTTGTTAAACCCTTTACTGCTCACTTAGCAAGACAGCCAACACGCCATTGGTCCATCCGAACCCGTCCTGATTAGGGTATTCGCCACCTTTAGCGGCTGCGGTATGAACAACGTCGTATTTTTCGACCATCTTGCCCGAGGCCTTGTACACGCGTAAATTTTCGCTTACCCAATTCATTTTGATTTGATCCGCCAGCGTGTTTTGTCGGTAATACCGCAATCCTTGGATTGATAGCCATTGCAAAGGAGCCCACCCATTTGGCGCGTCCCACTGCTCACCGGTACTAGCCAAGGTTGTGGTTAGACCACCCGGCTTTAAAAACGATTTCCTCAACTTATCCGCAACGGCAGTCGCCTGTTCCATCGACGCAATCTTTACGAAAAGCGGATAGACTGCCGCCAGCGAGTAAATCCGGGAAGGCTTTCGAGCCATAAAATCATAGTCGAAGAAAAACTGATTTTTCGCATCCCAGCAGTACCGGTGAATGGCTCGACGACGTTGTAAAGCCAGCTTTCGATACGTTTCTGCCTGACGAGAATCTCCCTTTAGTCGGTAACATTCTGACAGTGTTAGCTCCAGATTGACGAGCAGACTGTTTAAATCGACTGGAATAAAATCGGTGGTATGAATAGTCCGAAGTCGTTTTCCGTCGCTGAACCAGCGGCTGCTGAAATCCCATCCCGACTCGGCTCCTGCGCGAATATGCCGATACAGCATTTGCGGGTCTTTTACTTTCTTACCCAGTAATACATCTTCTTTGTAGGACTCAGGACGCGGTGTCGGATTATCGTCATAATAGCGGTTAAGAAATATTCCTTCGTCCAGACGAACAACACGACGGTAAGCTGTATTCGGATTGGTTAGTTGCGTTTTTCCGTCCATCCAGAAGTTGTATTCCTTTTGCAATTCCGGTAGATAACGCAGCAACATTCGACGGCCCTGCACTTCGCTGAGCAGGTTGACCATAAGCGAGAAGAACGGTGGTTGCGACCGGCCCAAAAAATACGTTCGGTTGCCATTTGGAATGAAACCAAACGTCCGGATGAGATAAGCAAAATTATTGACCATGTTTTGAATTAGATCAGCTTTTCCGGATGCTTTCAAGCCGAGCATCGTGAAGTAGCTGTCCCAATAATAGATCTCGCTAAAACGCCCGCCCGGAACTACGTACGAATTCGGCAGCGGAATCAACGATCCGGACTGCTGACCCGGCTTCGCCGATGGAGTCGCGGGTCGTGTCAGCACCGGCCATAAGTCGGCAATGTGCTGTTGCATCGATTGACCAGCTTTGCTGGTGTAACCCGACGCTGGCTTTACGGGCATCGTGAAATGCTGCATCACAAACGCTTCCAGATTAAAATCCGCGCGCTGACGAGCCTGGTTATAATTGTCGAGTATCGTAGCCGGCGGAAATTTGGGTGTGCAATCGGCAAACGTTTTTGAATCAGGAAAGACACTGTTCATTTGAACCGCTTCAAACAGCGGACCGAACTGAACATCGGGGCTAACTAATACCTGCTTGGCTGTTCCTGATTTCTCACGAACTTTCTGTCCATAACCAGCGCTTAGGGTGAGCAGGTACAGGATAAGTAGAAAAAAATACGGAAGTCTTCGCTGCATGGTGGTGTTTACTAAGAATGCATTCGCCGATAGTTGCCCTTCGATTGGGCTTACTATCCACGAATGCATCGTTTCTGAATTGATCAAGATATACCTGTCGAAGTAAACGGACAGAAACGGGCCTGCTGCTAAACAGACCCGTTTTGCCGTTATCCTTCGTTATCGACTAAAGCCGCCGTTACGTCTGCTTCCAATGATTTGTCCGTTGGTTCGCCAATAACTGATTTAATGATGTTCAGCGGAACACGAACCCAATCCGGACGGTAGTTCAACTCGTGGTTTAAATCCGTTATGGCTCTTTCAAGCAGGTACGTTTCCAACATCATCTGCAAATCTTCGGATTGCTTTGGAATGAACGAACTCGACTGAACTGTCTCTAGATAAGCCCCCATAAAGAAGTTGCTCATGTAACGCGCCCAAAACTCTGCGTAAGGCATCAACCGAACTGTATCTTCCGGCGATACTTGGTTATTGTGCAAAAAGCCTTCATAACCAACGTAGTAAAAAGAACGGATGATTGAGGCTACGTCACGCAGGGGCGACCGTTTCAGACGTC
This window of the Spirosoma oryzicola genome carries:
- the sugE gene encoding quaternary ammonium compound efflux SMR transporter SugE, which encodes MSWIYLVLAGLLEVVWSYSMKLSDGFTRLLPSIVTILAMMASFGLLALAMRSLPLGTAYTIWTGIGAIGAFAVGILFLGESFTPTRLLAALLIVAGLILLKLTSDH
- the treF gene encoding alpha,alpha-trehalase TreF, with protein sequence MQRRLPYFFLLILYLLTLSAGYGQKVREKSGTAKQVLVSPDVQFGPLFEAVQMNSVFPDSKTFADCTPKFPPATILDNYNQARQRADFNLEAFVMQHFTMPVKPASGYTSKAGQSMQQHIADLWPVLTRPATPSAKPGQQSGSLIPLPNSYVVPGGRFSEIYYWDSYFTMLGLKASGKADLIQNMVNNFAYLIRTFGFIPNGNRTYFLGRSQPPFFSLMVNLLSEVQGRRMLLRYLPELQKEYNFWMDGKTQLTNPNTAYRRVVRLDEGIFLNRYYDDNPTPRPESYKEDVLLGKKVKDPQMLYRHIRAGAESGWDFSSRWFSDGKRLRTIHTTDFIPVDLNSLLVNLELTLSECYRLKGDSRQAETYRKLALQRRRAIHRYCWDAKNQFFFDYDFMARKPSRIYSLAAVYPLFVKIASMEQATAVADKLRKSFLKPGGLTTTLASTGEQWDAPNGWAPLQWLSIQGLRYYRQNTLADQIKMNWVSENLRVYKASGKMVEKYDVVHTAAAKGGEYPNQDGFGWTNGVLAVLLSEQ